One genomic window of Methanosarcina acetivorans C2A includes the following:
- a CDS encoding TetR/AcrR family transcriptional regulator yields MTDISQTNQQIRHYARHFLQCQGYNGFSYKDISRKLGIKNSSIHHYYPKKEDLVAALLEESRKNLVEHIARIVESGGSAREQLQYYFDYALKEFDEGKSICPPGSVILDFEELPEEVKKQNLLLLHCILDWISKVLRTGLEKGEFNFSDPVEARAELVVETLMGARLLSSIQGRKTLVRSISLIKSDLGWKD; encoded by the coding sequence ATGACAGACATAAGCCAGACCAATCAACAAATACGCCACTACGCAAGGCACTTTTTGCAATGCCAGGGTTATAATGGATTTAGTTATAAGGATATTTCCCGGAAACTGGGGATAAAAAACTCTTCAATACATCATTACTACCCTAAAAAAGAAGATTTGGTTGCTGCCTTGCTTGAAGAGAGCAGAAAGAACTTAGTCGAGCATATTGCCCGAATTGTGGAGTCTGGAGGGTCTGCTCGTGAGCAGCTTCAATACTATTTCGATTATGCATTGAAGGAGTTTGATGAAGGTAAAAGTATCTGCCCTCCTGGCTCAGTGATCCTTGATTTTGAAGAACTTCCGGAGGAAGTTAAAAAGCAAAATCTGCTGCTACTGCATTGTATATTAGATTGGATTTCCAAAGTTCTCAGAACCGGCCTGGAAAAAGGGGAATTCAATTTTTCAGACCCTGTCGAAGCACGCGCGGAATTGGTAGTCGAAACATTGATGGGTGCCAGACTGTTATCTAGCATCCAGGGTAGAAAAACACTTGTCAGATCTATTTCCTTAATCAAATCTGATCTTGGGTGGAAGGATTGA
- a CDS encoding HEAT repeat domain-containing protein → MENFIDLSDIAPYLSLESIWNMDEEIFLNVIQPRFWYIGQDGLRIWKCNALRAMANSGDRKYYEYIKEAVENPDRNIRNTALWACQQLGI, encoded by the coding sequence ATGGAAAACTTTATTGATTTATCAGATATAGCGCCATATCTGTCGCTTGAAAGTATATGGAACATGGATGAAGAAATCTTCCTTAATGTAATTCAGCCCAGGTTCTGGTATATAGGACAGGATGGCCTGCGGATATGGAAATGCAATGCTTTGAGAGCTATGGCCAACAGCGGAGACCGGAAGTATTATGAATATATCAAAGAAGCCGTGGAAAATCCTGATCGGAATATTCGCAATACTGCGCTGTGGGCCTGTCAGCAACTTGGTATATAA
- a CDS encoding 4Fe-4S double cluster binding domain-containing protein codes for MRRYGKYKIPEELDSYIGKTYLVDGRPKHSKEYFWRLEFDAYLGELGIKYASGIVTARLAAVNAGLGRTGKNNFFYTKEHGSWVFIETWVIDSEMEYDMPMRSLNYPDGCNKCIDSCPTGAMNMPLSMNRGKCIAQLTNGLNSQTEGLRAEMGTWIWV; via the coding sequence GTGAGAAGATATGGGAAATATAAAATTCCAGAGGAACTCGATAGTTACATAGGAAAGACATACCTGGTTGATGGAAGACCGAAACACTCAAAGGAGTATTTCTGGAGACTCGAATTTGATGCTTATTTAGGCGAGCTGGGGATTAAATATGCTTCTGGAATAGTTACCGCCCGTCTGGCAGCAGTGAATGCCGGCTTAGGACGTACAGGCAAGAACAACTTTTTCTACACGAAAGAACATGGTTCCTGGGTCTTCATTGAAACGTGGGTAATTGACAGTGAAATGGAATATGATATGCCTATGCGTTCATTAAATTATCCGGATGGCTGTAACAAATGCATAGATTCGTGCCCGACCGGAGCTATGAACATGCCTTTATCAATGAACAGGGGAAAGTGCATCGCTCAACTCACAAACGGGTTAAATTCGCAGACAGAGGGCTTGCGAGCCGAGATGGGGACCTGGATATGGGTGTGA